CAGGCGGAAGCAGAGATGTTCACGGAGCAAGTGACAAGTGCCGCGCCTCTTCCTGGGGCCGTCCTCAATCTCATGGGGCAGTTATCGGTGCGGGAGTTGATGGGAGTTATTGCAGCGAGTCACGCGGTGGTCTCAGGAGCCACTGGTCCGGCCCATATTGCCGCAGCCTGCGGTGTGCCGAATGTCAGCCTCTTCGATCCGCGGCGCAATAATCTTCCGACTCGGTGGCAGCCGCTCGGCAAGGGAGTCGTCTTGCGTCCCGATGTGCCGACTTGTGAAAAATGCATCTATGAAGCCTGCCCCTATTGGGACTGTCTCGACCGGCTGACGGTGGACAGGGTGGCGCAGCACGTGATCCAAGTAGCAGCAGATCCTTCACCATTGAAAGTGCTCCATGTCTAAACTCTCAGTCTATGTCATTGCCTATAACGACGAGCCCAATATGAAGGCCTGCCTCGAGTCTGTGGCTGGCTGGGGCGATGAGTTGATCGTGGTGGATTCCCACAGCACCGATCGGACCGCTGTCATCAGTCGTGAGTACACGGACAAGGTCTATCAAGTCGACTTCAAGGGATTCGGCGATCTGCGTAATCAGGCGGTCGCACTCACGACCCATGAATGGGTCTTCAGTTTGGATAGCGATGAGAGGATGACGCCGGAGTTGAAAGACGAGATCCGGCTGCTGCTGGAGCGCGGGCCGGACGAAGATGCCTATTTCGTCCCGCGAAAGAACTACTTTTTAGGCCGCTGGATCAAACATTGCGGCTGGTATCCCGATTATCGGCAACCGCAGTTGTTTCGAAAGAGCCGGTTCCGGTATCGCGAAGAGCTGGTCCATGAGAGTTTCGATTGCGACGGGCCTGTCGGATTTCTCAAGAGCCCCGCGTTGCAATACCCCTTTCGTGATATCGATCACTACGTGGCGAAGCAGGATCGCTACTCGGACTTGATGGCTCGTCGCATGGTGGAGCAGGGCCGAAAGTTTTCCTTCCACCAGATGATCACCCATCCATTAGGTTCGTTCTTCAAGATGTATGTGCTGCGGGCCGGCTTCCTCGACGGCATGCCTGGCTTGATTCTTTCAGGACTCTATGCCTATTACACCTTCATGAAGTATGCGAAATTCTGGGAGTCGTCCTCAGCCGCGAAGGTTGGCGGTGAGGCAGTGAGGTCATGAGCCGAACGGAGCGGGAGAAGAGGGTGTTCGTCCAGTGAAAAAAATTCGTGTGCTCCAAGCATGCAATCAGTTGGCTATTGGAGGCACGGAGAAAACGCTCCAAGTCTTTTCGAAGTACCTGGATCGCTCCCGCTTCGAAGTCTATGCCTGCGGCTTGAAAAGCGGGGGGCTCCGCGTGCAGGCGTTGGAAGAGCTGGGCGTGCCAGTGATCGTGCAGCCTGCCGATCTCACCGCGCTGGTCCGTGAACTGAAGATCGACATCTATCATGTGCACCGGGCCGGAGACTCCGAGCCAGGGACTCTCCCGGAGAAGCAACAGGGCTGGCCCCGCATTGTCGAGACGAATGTCTTTGAAGCATTCGATCAGGTCCAGGATGAGTTGATCGATGCGCATATATTCGTCTCCAGGTTTTCGCGGGATCGGTATCTGAGCCGGAATCGACCGAAAGCGGACGTGCGCTATGAAGCGATTTATAATCCCGTAGACTTCGACGAATGTGCAGGGGGCCCCAGTAATTTCGGGAACACTATCGGCCGATGCAGCAGAGCGGATGATCAGAAATGGCACGATGTCTGTCTCAATAGTCTGCCGAAGATTTTCAGGAAAGTGTCCGGGGTGAAATGTGTGATCCAGGGAGCCACCGACCGGGTGAAGGGAAAACTGGAGAGGCTGGGGCTGGCGGGGCAGGTCACGCTGCTGGAGCCGTCCCTCGATGTCGCGAGTTTCTACCGGCAAATCGATGTCTTTATCCATGGGTCTCGTGTGGGGGAGACTTTCGGCTGCGTGATCGCTGAGGCGATGTCGAATGGTATTCCGGTCGTCACGTTGAGTACTCCCCAGAGGGGGAAGTCGAATGCGCAGGCTGAGCTGGTTGAGCATAACGTCACGGGATTTGTCTGCCGGTGGCGATGGCAGTATGCCGGGGCGGTGATCGAGTTGCTGAAAAACCACGAATTGCGTGAAACATTTGGAAGGCGGAGCCGGGAGAAGGCCCGTGAACAGTTTGAGGCATCGCGGCTGACGAAGGAATTGGAGCGGCTCTATGGGGCTGTGTTGGAGAACAGCCGAGGGTGAAGGACCATCAGCTTGGCAGCCAGGCATTCAACGGGTGCGGTGCAAGAGGGGGATTATGAAGGTCAGCGGATTTACCTTTATTCGC
This genomic window from Nitrospirota bacterium contains:
- a CDS encoding glycosyltransferase family 2 protein; translation: MSKLSVYVIAYNDEPNMKACLESVAGWGDELIVVDSHSTDRTAVISREYTDKVYQVDFKGFGDLRNQAVALTTHEWVFSLDSDERMTPELKDEIRLLLERGPDEDAYFVPRKNYFLGRWIKHCGWYPDYRQPQLFRKSRFRYREELVHESFDCDGPVGFLKSPALQYPFRDIDHYVAKQDRYSDLMARRMVEQGRKFSFHQMITHPLGSFFKMYVLRAGFLDGMPGLILSGLYAYYTFMKYAKFWESSSAAKVGGEAVRS
- a CDS encoding glycosyltransferase family 4 protein translates to MKKIRVLQACNQLAIGGTEKTLQVFSKYLDRSRFEVYACGLKSGGLRVQALEELGVPVIVQPADLTALVRELKIDIYHVHRAGDSEPGTLPEKQQGWPRIVETNVFEAFDQVQDELIDAHIFVSRFSRDRYLSRNRPKADVRYEAIYNPVDFDECAGGPSNFGNTIGRCSRADDQKWHDVCLNSLPKIFRKVSGVKCVIQGATDRVKGKLERLGLAGQVTLLEPSLDVASFYRQIDVFIHGSRVGETFGCVIAEAMSNGIPVVTLSTPQRGKSNAQAELVEHNVTGFVCRWRWQYAGAVIELLKNHELRETFGRRSREKAREQFEASRLTKELERLYGAVLENSRG